TGGTTCAGTTTAACTGTCATTGACTTTGGCTTTAATGCTAGGGCCCAGAGAACTAACAGGTGCTGTGGATCTTATAAGTCACTACAAGTTGTTGCCGCACTTTGAGTTCTTCTGCAAGAGGCCACTTCCTTTGTCGATTTCAGATACGCACTATCTTCACAATGTGGTGGGAGACTCTGAAATTAGGAAAGGGGAAGGGATGCAATTAGATCAGCTCATTCAGGATACCTCTTATTCAAGAGAAACAAATGCTCGCATACAGCCTTTTGACTTAGATGTCCTCAGAGAAGCCTTTCAACTCAGAGAAACTGGTCCAATTGATCTGCCTACTGTAAAATTTTGCTACCTTGAAGCTTTttctgtgttttttttatttggttccATTTTAATGGCTCATGCTGGATGATTGTCTCTTCTTCTgtcttatattataaaaattttgggttGCGGGAAGggattttttttactaattatcTGTCAATTATTGCAAATTACTGATCCATTTTTATCTTCTGCTCAACAGGCAGATAAGGGGATCCCTACTATTGCTGGGAAATCTAAAAGTGAGTCCAAAGACAAGGAAAGGAAGCATAAAAAGCACAAGGACAAAGATAGGGAGAAGGATAAAGAACATAAGAAGCACAAACACCGTCACAAGGATCGAAGCAAAGACAAGgacaaggaaaaaaagaaagatagaggCGGGCTTCATGATACTGGTGCCGAACACTCTAAGAAACACCATGACAAGGTCAGGTTTCTACTCAACTGCTTTGCTTGTACAGAATTTAGCTTCTAGGTGTCTAATAGAGTGTTTTGTTTATTCATTTAGCTGAGCCACCTAGTGTGATTAAGTGTGTGGTTGCTATTTCTATGGTTTTAAATCTTGCTGGAGTTTACAGATTTAGGCTTGTCTAttaaggtagcgtttgttaaccaagatatagacTGGGAAAGATGGGATATGGAAAGCATCCCGGACAAAAGTGCTTTCCATTGTGTTTGCTAAATTTTCTGGAAAGAAGTtacatgacttcttatcttgaactgtcaagataaatttatcccttTCCCCCTTTGGATAACTTATCTTGTAAACTTATCTTGATAGagttttattttactcattttaacaaacactacctaagtAATATTACTTTGTAATGCTTTAACCTGAATCTTGTATAGAAGCTTCCCTTTTTGCTTTCCAGTTAGTCATAACCATGAAAATGATTAAATCATTTTGTTACCGATTGAGATTCAGTTCAGCAATAGATATTTGAATTCTGTATCTGAATACAGTCTCATCACCCTCTTGCCTTCTAAATTTTGGGGCTTTTCAAACAGAAATGCATctaaaagtgttttttttttaattaatcccAGAAAAGGAAGCATGATGGAGATGAAGATCTCAATGACCTTCACAGTCACAAGAAAAGCAAGGTAAAATGGAGGCAGGCTGGACAGGCAAATTCCTTAAATTAGCTTTGGTGCCTCTGAATAATGAAATACTGCTAGTAAATAAGAtctattagttttgattttccttcaaaattataacaaaaagaGAAGTTTGTTGAATCATAATCTGCTAAAAAATTTCTATCTTGGAATTATTTTTAAGCTAGGCTTGATGGTATTTGTTATATCAGCAAGCtatcaattattaattggagTTAAGAAATGCATCTATTCTATGTTTTGCATGAATAGgaggtatatatatgtatgtatgtattttctATCTTCATGTATAGGAGGTAAATCCATGTGTATAGTCTCACTGAGGCAAAGAGGTTTATATGAAACCTGTGCAAGTATACATGTGTTTGACAAAAAAATACGTATGCATGTTTGTTTACATAAATTTGTATGTAAATTATCTACTACATTGTTGTGCAGCTTGATGTCAGCATATCTGTGCAAGTGCAACAATGCCAATGaagtatatgcatatatatatgtgtgtgtgtgtgtgtgtgtgtgtggagattGGTATGTATATTGTTGCATATATGCATAACTCTAAGCACCTTTGTGTGCTTAATAGGTAACATATCCATATGGCATATCCCTACATGAGTTAAGAGTTGCCAGTTCATATGCACATTTAACTATGATTCCATGCATGTGCTTATTGGTGCATGTTGTTGCGCTACTGGAAGTTAGGGGTGGCCAAACAAGGGGAATGGTGGAATTGTCCAGTTTCTTACTAATAAaattgaatctttttttttggttctaaAAAGAGGAAGCTGACCTTCTAATGTTCTTTTCTCAAGTATGAATGAAACATCAATTATTGATTGTTTTGGTTAGATTAGAGGGTAAACAAAGACTGCAAGTCTTTACCTTTTTAGAGTTCTTCCCTTAGCCCATGAACACATATTTGTTGAGCTTCTCACAGTGATAGTATGAATATACAAAATGTTACTTCACTTCTCAGTCTCTCTTCATTAATTTTGTCTTCTGTGCATTGTTCATATTATTGCAGCATAAGAGCTCAAAGATTGATGAGATGGGTGCCATAAGAGTACCAGGTTGAAAGAGCACATATGgcctattttatattttgtcagATGTTCGGTTCAGAATTTTGAGGGTCTGTGCGAACTGTTGACAAGCCATCTAAGGTACATACTTTCTGCTTTCATATTGACTGTTCTCTGTTGCATGTTCCTTTCATGCTTTTCTTGAAATCATTTAATACATTGCGGAATACATTGGAGATATGGCCAGAACTAGGCCTGAAATGACTAGTCGATAACATTTATGCCTGGGCAATCATTTTCACTCTATTTCACCTGGAATATACATCATTGACAAATACTCTTTAGTAACTTGGCCTTGGCGTGTGGCTGTCTGTATCTGCTGTTATTCCACTGCTACTTGGACAGGATCCCCCACCTTGAATTATGAAGGAGCACTTTAGAATTTAAAGACTTCAAGTTAAACATGTAAAAGACTTGGATAATGTTATGTCAGGACATGGAAATAAAGTTATTAATAACCAATATTAGTTCAGATATTTtggattaattatttaaaaagaaagagagattacACTCCAAATCAAGGCAAGATGGTTAGAGTGGAAAAATCGCGTAAGCattttatataatcataaaTCTCTTTAAAGCTAAATTGATGTTTTATCAGATGGCTATAAGATCATCTTTAGTATCTAgttcagaatgttgggcagtcaagcattaatatgtgcaaaatattaGTGTAACTGAGATGAGTATATTATAATGAATTTGTGGCAGTGGCCAtataagaaaaaacaaaatcagaAATAAGATTATCCATAACAAAGTTGAAGGGACACTTGTGAAGTTAAGATGCATGAGATGAGATTAAGATGATTTAGACATGTAATAAGAAAACCTAGATGTACTTGTGAGGCAAGTAAATGGAATTGAATATATTTGTAGCAAAAAATGTAGAGAAAGATCAAAGAAAACTTGATTGGAAAATCTTATAATACATGACATATAACTGGGAAGTTGGAATCCATGTACTGGATAGAGATATGGCCGTGGAGATAATTTgcgagttagaattcatgtagttaaCTCCATCTAGTGGTATGTAAGGCTTGTAATGTTGTtgctgtttttgtttttttgggcaGGGGTAGGGGCTCCTAGGGACTAAGAACCAGAATATATTATGGTGAACTTGAGTATATATGAATCACAATTCTGGTTATAATGCACTTTGGCAGAGATTGCACAAAATGTATTGAATTACAAGTTCTGTGCAAATCTATCATATGAGGTTCCGCACAATAATGTTGGCTACCTATATTCATATGGCAAAAAGATGATACTCTTTAATCTGTACCTCACTTCTAAAATGGTAGGGTGGATGTTGAGCTCTCGGTTGTTTTGTTTATGGAAAGAACTAAAGCAAGCAGgaatttgaagataaatattaagaaataataaaaaaggattATCTGCAGGAGGTGACTGTTAAAATATTCGCTTTATGAGTGATTGACTATTCCCCTTCTGTAGATGGCATTTATGATACATGGAGTAGTGTAAGTATAGCATAGGGGTGTGCCCCATGTGTTAGGTTTTCTTAAACTTTTGGTATACTGAAATATGTATAAGTTTGATTCCAGTAGCTAGACAGGTGGTGATGATTAAACATGATGtgaattgtaaaaaaatttaaaatagaatgCCGTTGTggtttagaaatattaaaacaaatgaaacttAAGTGGGAAAATGGAATTTTTATGTCTTGTCCATGTTAGACTCTTGGAAATTTTCTTTAGAGTGAAATGTGAGTGCTAGACATACTTTTCAAACCATTGTGTTGTCACACATCATTGACACATCCCAGGAGGAAATCAAATAGTACATCAATGATGAACAGGAGATTGGTTgcagaaaattggagaagaggAGACGATCAAAGGGGGAGGGTTGACATTGAATTTTGCAGGCTTGAACTAATCAATCACCAAACCAGACAGAAAATGGTTGGATGCTCTCCTGTTATTGTCTGCCATATGCTTGTGTCGCTAGTGGTCAGATGCTGTCCTCAGCACCAACTCACTTATCGAAGAATTGGTTGCCCTCATGGAAAGGTCCGGTCCTGTTGATTTTGGCATAACTCTAATAGTTAGAGATCAAGCTGCTTAAATGAATTTGGGCTCCAGATATTTGGGCCAAGGCTGACGGGCTATTGGCAGAAAAGAATGGGCTATTCAGTTGAGTTTGAATCAGTTACTAGGATTAAGGATTGGCTGAAGTTGGGTTAACAGCTGGGTCAGGTAAGCTGTATCTGAGTAGAGGAATGGCCTGCATTGGATTCAATATGGGACTACCAGAATCAGGGTTTGTCCAAAAGGAGATGGATGAAGGATTGGATGGCAGGCTTAAAGTTTTCTGGAGTAGTAGCAGGAGAATGACTGCAGAGAGGATTCCTGCCCTCGGCAAAGGTGTTGCATGGGCTCATTGAAATCGGTGAGGATTTTGGCAAGGAAGCAATGGTGTTGGTGAGGTCTGAGGATGCAAACCAGGAAGGGAGGTCTGGAATGAGGCTCGAGTCATTCTTCTTGGCTTTGTATATGATGTCGACTGGGAAATTGGGCTTTCCCTACTGACCTTCAATGGTCTCAGATGGGGGTCAAAGTTGGTGATGGTGGCCCTGACAGTCTTTGAATGTTTAGTCTAGTCATGTTTGGTCAGTCCTGCAAGTTATCCAAAGGCAATGGTGTTTGGGTGTTCAGTGAAGGTGAATGTGTTGGTGTTTCAATGAATATGGATTGCTGGTTTCTGTAATGTTGAGATCTGATTCGGTGCAAGTTGCTGTACTGTTGGATTTCTCTGATGGTTCCAGAACTGAGCTGAATTGCTTCTGAACTGAGAGTTGAATTGCGGCTGTGATTCTCTTGGATGGTTGTCAAAAGTTTCCTGGGTGAGTGTTCAAAGATTTCAAGCAGAGGCTGCTTCCAAAATGCTTGTGTCTCTGATGTGTTGGGAATTCTAAGTTATTTTTAAACACTGATGAAAGTGGGATGCTGTGGATCAGGGTTTTCTCTGATTCCAAAATTATAGTGGATGGATTGTCgcaaaaaattggagaagaagagaagattgGGAGGGGAGAGAAGAAATCTGGAGAAGAATTGAAGATCTGGACGGGttgagagaagaggaagaagtggAGAGGCAGTTTCTACGAAGTACTATGATTCTCCACATTGCAATCTTATTCCACTTCTAACTCCTGATAACATTAataatgcctatttataggctaaagttcaaccaaaaaagaaaaaattgttaaCTAACAATTATCCAAACagatatactaaaaataaaagctaaaaaatctaaaatctaatatcaaaagttaaataaataaaatttcctaTTTAACATATAATGCAGGATTCTATGCCATCAGTCATATACCTGTTATCTGTTATAGTTACTCTGTAGTATGAACTAACAACTCTTAACAAGTCACAACCCTGTCCCAAACTTGGCTAATTGCTATTACCAGAACTATTTCTTACCAAGTCTCAAGAATGAAAATCCTATTCCAGGGTGATCTGTCCTTGTAAGTTTTTTAATATGCTTTGAAGTTTCTGCTGAAACTGGAGTAATGATGTATCCTATAACCCAAATGCTAACACTTACCACACTTTTCTGAATAAGTTGATCCTCCCATTGCTCAAATATATTTGAGTTTCATTAGCAAGAGAACTATAGTCTCCTCCAAGCTTTGGTTTCCTggtctttcttcttcctttttggtGGAGCAAGAAGAAAAATCACTTGGCTGTAGATGTTATCTCCTCATAAACATTCactttttatacaaattttcagcTCAGAAGTCGTATTATCTTTATTGCTTGTCAGCTTACTTGTGCTTTTCAATCCCTGCAGGACTCTCGACGAACAAACAATTGTCATGGAGGTGAATTCACCTGCCGAAAGGTATTTGAGTGTATAGTGCAAACAGCTGAAAATGAACTTTTGTATCATAAGGTCTCTGATATAATGGGTAGTGACATGCAGAACTTTATCCTTTCTTCAGTTTAGTGATGCTTTGGATATCTCATCAAATATTCATTGCCATTATATTGGTTGTGTAGAATTTTAAAGTTTCATAATCAGTTGATATCTGCTTGCAGCTGAGGATGGTGGAAGGAGTAGGTTAAGTGCTAGTCTATATTCTTCACATTTGTCCTTGAGACAACACTTAACACATCAACACTATTCAGAGAAGGATTACCCTGTACCAGTTTTCTTATGTATTCTTTGATGAGTCCCCCTTGATTCTGCCGGAGGTTTTGTAACttaaaaagaaaagtgaaaTTCGGCTGGAGACTTAGACGAAGCGAATAGTGCCATTAAACCAACCATTGTATATAGTGGGGTTGTTAATTCCATTTCAACTTTTATATTTTCCAATGGTATTCAACCATATAGCGGTTAGAGGCAGTTTCTACGAAGTTGAATAATGCCTATGATTTTGGCTCATGTTTTGCCAAAATCTTAAGTTCTCCTTGGAGTTATTTAGATCTCACCCAAGCTTTGGGAGTACCATCTTCATGCTGCTGAGTAGATTTCAAGGTTCTGCTTGGTGTAGTGAGGCTGTGAGAGCGTGTTTGTGGAATATAATATAGCTATTTTTGGTTCATCAATCATGGAGTGTTTCCCCTGATGCCCCACCTGCTGTCATTTTCATGTACCATTGGcatctttcttcttgttttggGGCTGCGAAGAAGATGGATGTGATGTCTTCCTGCAGTGGAGGAATACTTCCCTTCCAAAAAATTAGAAGCATGATTTTCTGGTGTTGAAGTGTGTGGGTCACCTCTGAGTCCCTGCCACCATCCCATCCAAGTATTATCATATTATGCATCTTGTGACCGGTCCTGTGATTGATTTTGCTATGCGTTTATAAATAATTGCTTCAGGGGGAATTCTATGGTACTTATGGATACTAATATTATCTATGATATTAGAAGCTTTATGTACAATAAGGgtgaattatataattattgtataaagattattcatgtatataatattttttgtgttatataaTACATCTTACATCACATCTTTTGCCTTATCTGCGGTAATGGTGCAGTGGGTACACCATGGAACTTGTTTCATCATATgcaatacaaaatataattacgATTGTACAggggaaaaatattttattatttggtgCAAACTGATTCTCCGGGAATCAGAAAACGTTGTCAACCCAATACACGTCCAACGCCAGTTGTTCCCCATGTGGAAAGAGTTTGAGCCAATATGGTTTTTATGTCATATTCAAAATGAAGTACTGTAAGACGTTTAGCCAGCCcacaaaatcaaataaatattgcATCTGGGACTTTCTAGATGCCAAGCCTTTCGCTCAATGGCTGGAAGTTTGTTTCCCCTACCTGCCATGGTTAGTAGTGTGATGTGTCCTTTACTTGAAGAAAACCCTTAAAGAATGACAATAGGGACAACGCCAAAGCACTTTCCCTAATACGCTTCTACGGTAATcatgcattaaaaaaaaaaaaaaaaaaaaatcaatcatgcCTCATATGTGCAATCAAGAGACGTAGTCCATGAGGCTTCCTTGCCCACCCTGGCACCCTTTGCCTGGCAGACATGGATCAGGCATTATATGATATTACGATACATGAGCTTTACTTCAtcctattatatattttttaaatttagttaatacCATATACGTAACGTCTTAATCTTATTACATAGGTAACAGTCTATAGAGATTTTAATTTGCCTATTATCTCTTAATTAATGCCATACGaacataatttttatacaaaattcttTATTGACATGCATGGCGTATTGATATTCATGAGTCCTTACAATAGAAACATTTAGCAAAgttgctaaaaaatataaaaatgccaCCCTCAACATATCTATTTGAAGTAGCATCATTCAGGCTTCTCCTATTTCTTTCCATCACAGTccgttttcttttctttttccccacGGAATCCCATGATGTTACTTCAAATAGGTTGTCCACTAAAAGACCTAGCAATTTGTGGTACTGAAAAGCATCAAAATCCAGATGATATCTAATGGGGACAAAGCCTGGAGTGgagatacaagaaaaaaaagtggCATCAGACATCCTTTTGGTAAAGGCTAAGACCTTCCTCAATCAACAGTGCTAAAATCTACCTTCCGCACCAATCTGCTCGATTATTCAGACACAATTGCCCCAAAGCTAGGGGCATTTCATCAAGTTAACAGGAGGCCCTCAATTGCTCAATTTCCGGGAAAACGGGGGCCTCAAAAACACTTATAAATCTTCCCTGTAATTGGTCATGGCATGCCCTCAAAAAAGGATAGAAAGATAAATGTAAAAAAAGACAACCTTTAATCTTCATCTACAAGCTTTTGtggcttttctttttcttttatatatttgaaactTTTTGTCCAAGAAACCCACACTTTCATAAGCTTTTGGTGGAGCTTTAAAAATTTCAACGGTCCAAAAAAACATAGCTACAAAAGACATATAgagatttgacaaaaaaaaaaaaaaaaaaaagcaagccTACTTCGTGATCCTAATGGTGCTAGTGTTTGATTCAAAAGATTAAAGTGGGCATTCTAGTCATCCCATTAACATACAGCTAGGATATCTTGAGGTCCTATTGTGCGTAAAGTAagagaaatagtttttctacAGTCACATGACCTACTTTGCACTAAAAAGTTATGCGGTTGTAAAAGAAAACAGTAAAGTGAACAAGCGTTAGATAAAGAGTCGTGCTACAGTATCGTCGTGCTATAGTGCCTGAAAAAGGTTGACGcacaaatttactaaaaaattatcAGGCAAACTTTAACAATGTTGAAGTCCACCCACCAAACTTCATCACAGATGAAGTCTGCCCACATTACAGATGAAGTTCTCCCACATTGTGTGGGCAGATTTCATCTGAGATGAAATTCGTTGGGCGGAGTTGAAGTCCACCTAGTTCACTTTGGGCGAATTTCATCATAGATGAAATTTGCtcgaattttatttaaatgtgcACGCGGTGTTTTCAATGTGAggatatttttgatatttgatatttttagtcATCTCACGCGTAAACTAATTTGGACAAAATAGAATAATCCTTAGATAAATAAtcaatacattatttttttcaaatgccGTATTGACATGACAAGTATGAATGATTAtgtattaaaaacaaaatacagtttttaaagaaaaaaattgtaaaattcttatttaaattaaagaaattatagatgATAAATTTGTTTTGAGTGCACAAAGTTGTTATTTAGATTAAGATTTCTAAAGATGatttaaaactaataaaaatcaaataagtgaaaaTTTTACTTATAGAATAATCACAACAAGATGGGCTCCACGTgcttaattcttaaaaaaaaaaaagaagaagaagaagaagacacaaTCATGCATGTAGTCTGTATGTATGAACAATGCAAGTCCAGGATGCCAATGTGACATTCATAATGCACAATCATGCATCTAATATGGGCGCTACATGTGCAATAATACCAAAAATAACAAGGCCACGACCATGCACGTGCCTTCCCCATGCCATCCTTGTACCTTCTTCATGTACCATGTTATCCATTGGCTTTGGAACCCCTCTAAAGACATGGATGAGTTAATTGGAAGAGTAATATATAAGTGCTAATTTGATGAgttataagtttaatttttgtattgtattagaattaaagatataatttgtgatttatttttttaatataattgagAATATGAACACCAAAAACCATGCAAGGAGGATTATCTTAAAGATGATTTTGTAATGtctattaaataataataaatttatcaaatagaACACATAAGCATGATTTAAACTCTAATCCTAAAGAAAACAGTTATCTTAACAGTCATCCATCCCATCTAACTCTTTTAAAAGttttacttaaaataataatctttaAGACAGTgagtttttaacttttgaaataaataaatataaaaaatgcaaGGACTTGTGTTAAGCAGAGTGTGTGATGTTTGGACTTCTCTTTAGAGGTGTCGGCCACATAAGAGCAATTCCATCAGATTTAAATCTCCACGTGATATGGGGTTCAATTCAAAAggcttataataataataataataataataataaatcaatattAGATCCATTATTGATGCACTTTCACTTTTGCCTCACCACTCactaataaatttatcttaaacgGCAACGTTTTTGGTCAAAATAGTCagcaattttatatataattcgtcagtataattttgttttgttgtaaaaaattaagaatgtaTCGTCGTGAACATTCTAGACGTCGGTTAGCGGCAATCGGCTAGGTAGGGTTATCAGTTATGGCGGGGATCTCCGTGTCGGTGACGGAGAACGATCGTTGTTTCCGATGGCTCGTACTTTGATACGGTATGAATTCCGATCGCGTATTGTTGGATGGATTTGTGAGCAGAATTTCATATTCCTCCGGAGCGCCAATCCAATGGGAAACAGAAACGCAGGCACGCACACAAAGAGGAGTAAGTGAGAACGCGGCTCTTTTCACTTGGACTTTCATCTCAATCCTCGGGCCGAGATTGTCGGTGACCACTCACTGTTTTCTTCCTTTGTCTGCTTGCTCTTTCACTGTTTTCTTAAGCCCAGCGGTATTAgcaaaatatctatttttcttgccaaaaaatcgtgtatttttgttttttttggaaaatttccCTGCTTTTCCATTTTGATACTGAGAATAATAACATTTTGATAAGCTCTTTGCCTTCAAGAGGTTCACGTTTGAGTAGATGATGGGGATTGGGGATGGGGCAGAAAGAAGTtagaatttaagatttaaagGAAGGGAGGGTTTGGAAAGGAAaggatttattattattattattattatttagaagatattttaaagaaagaataaattaaaagtaGAGTAAAAGAAGATTAAATAAAGCCGACTTTACAAAACTTACCCTAACAAGTGGAACCTGTCTACGCATTCAATGTCCTAAATTCATACTTACTTTGTTAAAGAAGagttaatttctttaaaaaggGAAGGTTAAGGACAGGGAGAGGAAATATTATTTGTCGCTTTAATCCATCTTTTTTTATCATCTATTTCTATGTTTttgaaagctcaaaatgaatgaatggatCCCCCAAAGTCTTGAACCAACCaaccatccatccatccatccatccatccatcccgTATCTGGCCCCAGTAAATGAGTTGGAATTTACAGTTGCGTCCTCAactataacaataataataataataataataataagcagTGATCAGTAGCATAGTAATTTTGACTGGGAAACCACCAGCCAACAGCAGAATCTTAGCTGGAAATAACATTATAGCCTTTTTCCCACCATCCAAAAGTCTCCCTCAGATTTAACTCGCCCGCACGCATTCACACAcactcttctccctctccctcactcactctctctctctctcccaccgTCAAAACTTTTCTCACACTGACTGTGTcgccatttttcttttcttttaccgCACAAAGACTTGAGCTTTCTCGATTTTGTTCAGTTGTCATGTAGATCTCTCCTGGGTCTGAGTCTGCGTGTGAAAATAGTCCACACTGGTTTTACTTCAAGCTCCAaatccctccctctctctctaaaccCACCACCATGCccaccttcttcttctgcaTCTCCTCCATACTTTTCCTCTTATCCTGCGCACCCTTCCGTTTAACCTGCACCGCCATTGCCGCCCACCACCGCCGGGTCCTCCACCAGCCCTTCCGGTCACAAGATTCACTCCCTCCGACTCAGCCTCCTTCTCCCCAACCGCCGCACGCCAAGAAGTACCCATTTTCCACTTCCAACCACCCCACCCCGCAGCCGCCCTTCTTCCCCTCCATAACCTCCCCTCCACCGCCTCCGTCGCCTCCCTCTCCCTCCAACTTCGCCTCCTTCCCGGCCAACATCTCCTCCCTCAGCCTCCCCAAAAACCCAAAATCCAAGTCCGCTTCGTCCAAACTCGTTGCCGTTGCCATCGTCCTCGTTGTCTCCGCCGTCGTCGTCACCGCCATTACCCTGTTCCTCTACGCCCGCCGCCGAAGACGGGGAATTTTCGGCGACAGCAAGACCTATAGATCCGACAACAGTCTTGGCGTTCTCCCTCCCAATGGACTACCGAAGCCCCGAAGATCGCCTCCGAATAGCTCCGAGTTTCTTTACCTCGGCACCATTGTCAATTCTCATGGCGGCGTCGACGCTCATGTCGGCCCAAATAACCACGGCAGTGGCGGTGGCGGCGGGCGAGACCtgaatttgaagaaaatggaCTCGCCGGAGCTCCGCCCGTTGCCGCCTCTCGGCCAGCAAAATTTCCggcaaaataatacaaatgccATTGGGGTTTCTGGCAGTGAGGAGGAAGACGAGGAGTTTTACTCTCCGAGAGGGTCTTCAGTCGGCCCCGAGAGCTCCATCGGCACCGGATCGGCCTCCAGGAGAGCATTTGCTGCCGTAGCGGCGGAAAATCTTGACGTCAGGACTAGCGAATCGAGTTCCTCTTCGTCGTACTCATCAAATTCGGGTTCGCCTACTCGATCAGTGTCGTTGAGTATTTCGCCGCCCGCGAGTTCAAGTCCAAGAAGCTCAAGACCAAAATCGCCGGACTTGATGGCCGTTCAGACTGCTCCGCCccgtccaccaccaccaccgtcGACACAATTCGCTAATTTGACGAGTTCTGCGTCGCCTTCACCGCCGTCCTCGTCCTCACCGGAAAGAGCTTCGGACAAAAGCCTGGATTCATCGCCCAGAACATCAAATTTTTCGATTCAAAATGCGGGGTCTCCGGTGAGGGTTAACAGCGTTTTCACGAGTCAATTGAACAGCAATAGGAACTCTCGatccccatctctctctcctttgtCCTCACCATCAAGATTTTTGGGAAAGGCCCAAGATTCATCACCGAGAATATCCAGTGTTTCGAACCAAATGGAGTCTCCAGAGAGAATTAGCAACGCCACTTCGAATCAATTTGGAAATAAGAGAACTTCCCGATCTCCATCCCTTTCCTCATTCTCCTCACCAGAAAGAGGAGGACCCGTGGAAAAGAAAATCCAAGATTCATCGCCAAGAATATCCAATGCTTCCAGTCAAAATGAGGAGTCTTCTGCGATAA
This genomic stretch from Diospyros lotus cultivar Yz01 chromosome 1, ASM1463336v1, whole genome shotgun sequence harbors:
- the LOC127812931 gene encoding mediator of RNA polymerase II transcription subunit 19a-like isoform X2, which produces MDPEGNKFGRGPRELTGAVDLISHYKLLPHFEFFCKRPLPLSISDTHYLHNVVGDSEIRKGEGMQLDQLIQDTSYSRETNARIQPFDLDVLREAFQLRETGPIDLPTADKGIPTIAGKSKSESKDKERKHKKHKDKDREKDKEHKKHKHRHKDRSKDKDKEKKKDRGGLHDTGAEHSKKHHDKHKSSKIDEMGAIRVPG
- the LOC127812931 gene encoding mediator of RNA polymerase II transcription subunit 19a-like isoform X1, which codes for MDPEGNKFGRGPRELTGAVDLISHYKLLPHFEFFCKRPLPLSISDTHYLHNVVGDSEIRKGEGMQLDQLIQDTSYSRETNARIQPFDLDVLREAFQLRETGPIDLPTADKGIPTIAGKSKSESKDKERKHKKHKDKDREKDKEHKKHKHRHKDRSKDKDKEKKKDRGGLHDTGAEHSKKHHDKKRKHDGDEDLNDLHSHKKSKHKSSKIDEMGAIRVPG